TTCACACGAATACTGCCGAGGACGCATACCAGAAGATAAAAGAGAATGTCCTGAACGAACTGAAGAGAACCTTCAACCCCGAGTTCCTCAACCGTGTTGATGAGACGGTCGTCTTCCATCCCCTTGACAAGGAGCATTTGATGTCGATCATTGACCTGCTGGTGAACGAATTGAACAAACAGCTCATCGATCGAGAACTCTTCGTGGAGGTGGATCAGGCGGTAAAGGAATGGATCATCAACAAATATTACCAGCCTGTATATGGTGCAAGACCGATGAGAAGGGCGATACAGAAGTCCATAGAGGACCCCCTCGCCGAGGATCTCTTGAAAGGCAGGTTTAAAGAGCCCCAGCGGATTAGAGTCGTCCTCGAAGCGGATACCCCGGTCTTCATCGGTGCCGAAGATGCTGCCCTGTTGTCAGTGAACTGATCAGCCTCCGAAAAAAGATTCAGAATCCGGCTTAACTTCACCACATCGAGAAGGAGTTTGAGCGTTGAAAAGAAAGAGCCTTGTCTTGATAGTAATCCTCCTTTCGGGGATTGTAGTCTTCTTCCTTACGTTCAAGAAGGAGGAGACACCCGAGAGAGCGCTCACGGTAGGCCTCGACGCGCCAGAAGTGGCTCTCGGCGACACATCGGGCAAGCGTTATACCCTCGCTGAACTCAGGGGTTCCGTCGTCTTTATTAACTTCTGGGCCTCCTGGTGCCAGCCATGCATAGAGGAAATGCCTTCCATTCAGGCTATCTACGGCCGTTTCAGGGGGGATAATCGTTTCCGCATGCTCACGGTCCTTTACAGAGACGACTACGGGAAGGCGATAGACTACCTGAAGGGGAAACAGTATGATTTCCCTGTCCTGACGGACATCGGCGGGATGACGGCTAAAGCTTACGGAGTGACGGGCGTCCCAGAGACCTACATCGTTGACAAGAAAGGGGTTCTCAGAGAAAAGGTGATCGGTCCTGCCGATTGGAGTTCTCCGCAAGCTGTCTCCCTCATAACGAATCTCCTGAATGAATAGTCCCGCGAATGGGAACACCATCGCCGCCCGAAAGTGTCATCCTCTTTGTCGGGGCTCTTTACCTGAAGGAGGGTTCTTTAGCCTCAGCCGAAGAAAAGCTCGGTGAACATTTCGGCGAGGTCGCCATGGAGAGTCCTTCTTCGGAATGGTCTTATTCAGATTACTATAGGGAGGAAATGGGCTCTCCGCTCAAAAGATCTTTCATCTTCTTTCGAAAGGCGATCGATCCCGGAAGACTCGCTGATATAAAACTCCTGACGAATGACATTGAACGCCGTTTATCAGCGGGCGGGCGAAGGACCATAAACCTCGATCCCGGTTATCTCACGGCTGCAAAGGTGGTCCTTGCGTCGACAAAGAATTACTCCCACAGGATATATATCGGCAAAGGGATTTATGCCGAAGTTACCCTGATTTTCCGGGAGGGTAACTATCAGCCGCACCTCTTTACCTATCCTGATTATGCGAGCGAGAAGGTGAGGGAGATTTTCGAAAAGGCTCGGAATTTTCTGAGGACGCCGTGACATTATGATGCCGGTCCCTTGAGTCGTCTTCCGAAAAAGATTAGGGTAACTGTCATGGTCTTGAAGTATCTTGACTAAAGGAGTACGAGATTGTCTCTGTGAATAACCTCATCGGAATACCGGTAACCGAGGAGGTTCTCGATCTCGGTTGTCTTTTTCCCTTTTATCTGTTCTATTTCGGCGGAGGAATAGTTGACGAGTCCGGAAGCGATGCGCTTGCCGCGTGAATCAAGACAGTAGACCGCATCCCCTGACTCGAATCTTCCCGAGACCGAAACAATCCCTGAGGGGAGGAGACTCTTTCCTCCCGAAACGAGGGCATTGACCGCGCCATCATCGAGAGAGATGCTCCCCCTCGATCTGCAGCAATGCGCGATCCAGCCCTTTCTTGATGACATCCTGGATTTGCGGACCCTGAACTCGGTCCCCTCCTTCATGCCCTGAAGGAGTGAAGAGACGGCTCCTCTGCGCCTCCCGTTGATGATATTCACCGTAATCCCGTTGTTCACGGCCCTTTTTGCGGCGAGCACCTTGGAATACATGCCGCCGGTGCCGACCATCGTCCCTGCGCCTCCCGCCCTGTCTTCGAGTTCCGACGTAATCTCCTCCACCACCCCTATCAACTTCGCATCGGGGTTCCTCCTCGGATCCTCAGAGAAGAGGCCGTCGACATCGGAAAGAATGATGAATCGTTCCGCACCGATGAGGCCCGCCACGAGGGAGGCGAGGTGGTCGTTGTCACCGAACCGAATCTCGTCGGTAGCCACCGTATCATTCTCATTGATTATCGGCACAATCCCACGGGAGAGCAGTGCAATGAGCGTATTCCGTGAGTTGATATACCGCTTCCTGTCGGAGAAGTCATCACGGGTAAGGAGAATCTGGGCAACCTTCTTGCTGTGGACGCCAAAACACTTTTCATATGCCCAGATGAGACTGCTCTGGCCAACCGCAGCAGCCGCCTGTTTGAGGATGATATCCTTCGGTTTTTCCTTGAGATCGAGTTTCTTCATCCCCGCAGCAACGGCGCCGGATGACACGATGACGACCTCATGGCCCCTATTCTGTACAAGAGCGACATCATCGGCAATGAACTTGACCCTGTCCATGTCGAGGCCGCCGTTTTCTCCCGTCAGGATATTTGAACCTATCTTTACGACGATCCTCTTCATCTCACCTCACCGGATAGAGCGAGAAAGCCATTCTCGCGAACACAGGGCATGGCAGGATGTTCATACGACAGCCGCGAAAGCCCCTGAAGAGGCCGCTGAGATCCCGGTAAAGAAGAGTCCCGTCATCCTGGAGAATCAGATATTGTCTGAGCGACATACTGTATGAGCTCCTTTACCCCTTTCCCGGTAACTGCCGAGAGGGCAAAAAAACGGATTCCCTTATCATTACAATATCGGGAGAGTCTGTCAAGCCTCTCGTTGTCGGCCACGTCAAGCTTTGTGGCGACGACAATTCGAGGCTTCTCGACGAGCCTTTCACTGTAGAGACCAAGTTCCCGCTCTATCTTCAGATATTGGTCGACAGGATCACCAGTTGCCAACACCGATATATCAACGAGGTGCAGAAGGAGAGACGTGCGCTCCACATGGCGGAGGAACTGGAACCCGAGTCCAACCCCCTTATGGGCTCCCTCAATGAGACCGGGGATGTCAGCAACGACAAAACTCCGGAAGTCTTCGAGTTTGACAACGCCGAGATTCGGCACGACCGTCGTGAAAGGGTAGTCCCCGATCTTCGGCCTCGCAGAGGAGACTGCAGAGATAAGAGTGGATTTGCCGGCGTTCGGAAGTCCGATCAGTCCCACATCAGCAAGCAGCTTTAACTCTATCGTGAGGGACCTCTCTCCTCCCTCTTCTCCGCTCTGTGCAAACCTCGGCGCCTGACGCGTGGGTGTGGCAAAATGGGCATTCCCGAGACCTCCCCTGCCGCCCCTGGCGACGATCGCCTCTTTTCCTTCCCTGTCAAGGTCGGCTATGACTTCACCGGTCCCTTCGTCCTTAACGACGGTCCCCACCGGAACGGGGATGGTGAGGTCATCCGCATCCTTGCCATGCATATTCTTTCCCATTCCGTGTTCGCCGTGCTTTGCCGTATACTGACGCTGATATCGCAGGTCGAGGAGGGTATTCATGTGTTCAGTAGCCCTGATGATAATATGGCCGCCTCTGCCTCCGTCACCTCCGTTGGGTCCCCCCTTCGGGACGTACTTCTCCCTCCTGAAGCTCACACAGCCCCTTCCACCATCCCCGGCCTTGACGCGGATCTTTACATAATCGACAAACTGCAATGAGAGATCCCCCGACTCACGACCTACCGGCTCTCCAATGGAAAGGATTACGAAGTACTCTCATACGAAACATGAATGACCCTTGTGAGGATCGCACATACACGTCGACATGTGAAGGTGCAAGACGGACATCAGTCGCCCCTCGATTATCCATAAACACTTTGAACCTTTCATTGCTCGGTATTCTCTTTAACGTATGAAAAAGGAAGAAAATAAAAAAGGCGGTCAAAAACCGCCTTCAGAGGTCCATGGGGATTCGCGATCTAACTCGCGGCAGTCGCTTCAGCCACCGGATATACGCTTATCTTGAGACGGTCCCGGTCCTTCCGCTCGAAGGTCACGATTCCATCAACCTTCGCAAAGAGGGTATAGTCCCTGCCCGCACCGACATTGTTCCCCGGATGGTACTGGGTGCCCCTCTGTCTCACCAAGATATTCCCGGCCTTCACAAATTCTCCGCCGAACTTTTTCACGCCGAGTCTCTTCGCCTGACTGTCACGGCCGTTCCTCGAGCTTCCGACTCCTTTCTTATGCGCCATCTCTATCCTCCAACACTGATTTCTTTAATCTGCAGGATGGTATAAGGCT
This sequence is a window from Thermodesulfovibrionales bacterium. Protein-coding genes within it:
- a CDS encoding TlpA disulfide reductase family protein codes for the protein MKRKSLVLIVILLSGIVVFFLTFKKEETPERALTVGLDAPEVALGDTSGKRYTLAELRGSVVFINFWASWCQPCIEEMPSIQAIYGRFRGDNRFRMLTVLYRDDYGKAIDYLKGKQYDFPVLTDIGGMTAKAYGVTGVPETYIVDKKGVLREKVIGPADWSSPQAVSLITNLLNE
- a CDS encoding DUF4416 family protein, which translates into the protein MGTPSPPESVILFVGALYLKEGSLASAEEKLGEHFGEVAMESPSSEWSYSDYYREEMGSPLKRSFIFFRKAIDPGRLADIKLLTNDIERRLSAGGRRTINLDPGYLTAAKVVLASTKNYSHRIYIGKGIYAEVTLIFREGNYQPHLFTYPDYASEKVREIFEKARNFLRTP
- the proB gene encoding glutamate 5-kinase, which codes for MKRIVVKIGSNILTGENGGLDMDRVKFIADDVALVQNRGHEVVIVSSGAVAAGMKKLDLKEKPKDIILKQAAAAVGQSSLIWAYEKCFGVHSKKVAQILLTRDDFSDRKRYINSRNTLIALLSRGIVPIINENDTVATDEIRFGDNDHLASLVAGLIGAERFIILSDVDGLFSEDPRRNPDAKLIGVVEEITSELEDRAGGAGTMVGTGGMYSKVLAAKRAVNNGITVNIINGRRRGAVSSLLQGMKEGTEFRVRKSRMSSRKGWIAHCCRSRGSISLDDGAVNALVSGGKSLLPSGIVSVSGRFESGDAVYCLDSRGKRIASGLVNYSSAEIEQIKGKKTTEIENLLGYRYSDEVIHRDNLVLL
- the obgE gene encoding GTPase ObgE, whose protein sequence is MQFVDYVKIRVKAGDGGRGCVSFRREKYVPKGGPNGGDGGRGGHIIIRATEHMNTLLDLRYQRQYTAKHGEHGMGKNMHGKDADDLTIPVPVGTVVKDEGTGEVIADLDREGKEAIVARGGRGGLGNAHFATPTRQAPRFAQSGEEGGERSLTIELKLLADVGLIGLPNAGKSTLISAVSSARPKIGDYPFTTVVPNLGVVKLEDFRSFVVADIPGLIEGAHKGVGLGFQFLRHVERTSLLLHLVDISVLATGDPVDQYLKIERELGLYSERLVEKPRIVVATKLDVADNERLDRLSRYCNDKGIRFFALSAVTGKGVKELIQYVAQTISDSPG
- the rpmA gene encoding 50S ribosomal protein L27 → MAHKKGVGSSRNGRDSQAKRLGVKKFGGEFVKAGNILVRQRGTQYHPGNNVGAGRDYTLFAKVDGIVTFERKDRDRLKISVYPVAEATAAS